A window of Roseovarius sp. THAF27 contains these coding sequences:
- a CDS encoding pyridoxal phosphate-dependent aminotransferase translates to MTGPRYTDIVRALPASVPFVGPEVRERETATPFAARLGANENVFGPSPEAIAAMQEAVGDIWKYSDATSHDLRRALAAHHRVDPENIVVGEGIDGLLGYLVRLLIEPGDAVVTSDGAYPTFNYHVAGFGGDLHKVPYKDDHEDPAALLTKAKEVGAKLVYLANPDNPMGTWHDGATLRAALDDLPPGCLLMLDEAYIEFAPDGTAPEIPIYDPRVIRMRTFSKAYGIAGARIAYAMGAPDLIRSFDKIRNHFGVNRVAQAGALAALQDEDWLAKTIARMAEARDRIAEIAAANGLHSLPSAANFVAVDCGRDGDFARAVLNDLIGRGLFVRMPGVAPLNRCIRISCGRPQDLDLLAETLPKALAAARA, encoded by the coding sequence ATGACCGGCCCACGCTACACCGATATCGTCCGCGCCCTGCCCGCCTCGGTCCCCTTCGTCGGCCCCGAGGTCCGCGAGCGCGAAACAGCCACCCCGTTTGCCGCCCGTCTCGGCGCCAACGAGAACGTCTTCGGCCCCTCGCCCGAGGCCATCGCGGCGATGCAGGAGGCGGTGGGCGACATCTGGAAATACAGCGACGCCACCAGCCATGATCTGCGCCGCGCCCTGGCCGCGCATCACCGCGTGGACCCTGAAAATATCGTTGTGGGCGAAGGGATTGACGGGCTTCTGGGCTATCTGGTGCGCTTGCTGATCGAACCCGGCGATGCCGTCGTCACCTCCGACGGGGCCTACCCCACCTTCAACTACCACGTGGCGGGCTTCGGTGGCGACCTGCACAAGGTGCCCTACAAGGACGACCACGAGGATCCGGCCGCGCTCTTAACCAAAGCGAAAGAGGTTGGCGCGAAACTCGTCTACCTCGCCAACCCCGACAATCCGATGGGCACCTGGCATGACGGGGCGACACTCCGCGCCGCGCTTGACGACCTGCCACCGGGCTGTCTTCTGATGCTGGACGAAGCCTATATCGAATTCGCCCCCGACGGCACCGCGCCGGAGATACCCATATACGACCCGCGCGTCATCCGAATGCGCACCTTTTCAAAGGCTTACGGCATCGCAGGCGCCCGCATCGCCTATGCCATGGGCGCGCCCGACCTGATCCGCAGCTTTGACAAGATTCGCAATCATTTCGGCGTCAATCGCGTGGCCCAGGCCGGTGCCCTGGCCGCCCTTCAGGACGAGGACTGGCTGGCCAAGACGATCGCACGCATGGCCGAGGCCCGCGACCGCATCGCCGAGATCGCCGCCGCCAACGGCCTGCACAGCCTGCCCTCGGCGGCCAATTTCGTCGCCGTGGATTGCGGCCGCGATGGTGATTTCGCCCGCGCGGTCCTGAACGATCTGATCGGGCGTGGCCTTTTCGTGCGCATGCCGGGTGTCGCCCCGCTCAACCGCTGCATCCGCATCAGCTGTGGCCGCCCGCAGGACCTCGATCTGCTGGCAGAGACCCTGCCCAAGGCGTTGGCCGCAGCCCGTGCGTAG